One genomic region from Lineus longissimus chromosome 6, tnLinLong1.2, whole genome shotgun sequence encodes:
- the LOC135489887 gene encoding ribose-5-phosphate isomerase-like has product MWRKAINIFSDFSYVSNSSQGSKRILRLLSSKMDPGVEAGKKAAATAAVDHYVQDNQVLGIGSGSTIVFAVERIAEKVKDNNWSVKCVPTSFQAKQLIVQNGLELSDLERTPELDVAIDGADEVDVNLTCIKGGGGCLTQEKIVASCAKKFVVIADYRKDSDVLGTTWKGGVPIEVIPMAYVTVIRKMEDKLGGEAVLRMASKKAGPLVTDNGNFIVDWIFDKDCDWDQVNTQICLIPGVVDTGLFIGMACQAYFGQKDGSVVAKLSESKANSVEK; this is encoded by the exons ATGTGGCGAAAAGCGATCAACATTTTCTCGGACTTTTCCTACGTTTCCAACTCCTCTCAGGGTTCTAAAAGGATTCTACGACTGTTGTCCTCAAAGATGGATCCTGGAGTAGAGGCTGGGAAGAAGGCTGCTGCTACGGCAGCTGTCGATCATTATGTACAA GACAATCAAGTTCTTGGAATAGGAAGTGGTTCCACCATTGTGTTTGCAGTTGAGAGAATAG cTGAGAAGGTGAAAGACAACAACTGGTCCGTGAAGTGTGTCCCTACCTCATTCCAA GCAAAACAGCTGATTGTACAGAATGGTTTGGAGCTCAGCGACCTCGAAAGAACCCCAGAG CTCGATGTGGCAATAGATGGCGCTGATGAAGTTGATGTTAACCTCACCTGTATCAAGGGTGGAGGAGGCTGCCTCACACAAGAAAAGATCGTCGCTTCTTGTGCTAAGAAATTTGTTGTGATAGCAGATTATAG GAAAGACTCTGATGTCCTTGGGACAACATGGAAGGGAGGCGTGCCTATTGAAGTGATCCCCATGGCCTATGTGACGGTGATCAGGAAGATGGAAGACAAGTTAGGAGGCGAGGCTGTGCTCAGGATGGCAAGTAAAAAAGCT GGCCCCCTGGTGACAGACAATGGAAACTTCATTGTCGACTGGATATTTGATAAAGACTGCGACTGGGACCAAGTGAATACTCAGATCTGCCTCATTCCAGGAGTGGTCGATACAGGTTTATTCATCGGCATGGCTTGCCAGGCGTACTTTGGACAGAAAGATGGAAGTGTAGTCGCTAAGTTGTCAGAGTCAAAGGCAAACAGTGTGGAGAAATAG
- the LOC135489886 gene encoding galactocerebrosidase-like, which translates to MHSAIFLLMFLSFSPEIKTESSSNHVIDDSVGLGRTFDGIGAISGGGATSKLLVNYPEKLRSQILDYLFKPNFGASLHILKCEIGGDAQSTDGSESSHMHSPWEENYHRGYEWWLMKEAKKRNPNIKLYGLPWGFPSWVGQYSRSPYNSVMTTASYVLKWVINAQKVHNLTIDYLGVWNEKPYNVTYIKTLRKLLDDNSQKQVKLVVADSDWSVSEDVMKDKEFGDVVDFIGVHYPGMTSTTDAKKTGKQLWSSEDYSTFNDDVGAGCMARITNRNYVVGMMTSTIVWNLIASYYQSLPFPRNGLMTADQPWSGYYRVDNPVWITAHTTQFTQIGWTYLKHGSGVGSFEGTGGSYVTLQSPDKKNVTIVIEKLSHDHSICVRPPLEPYKTEAENVTFTLKGSLANIKQLNVWVTKLNFGGQPSKVFMKMAPLQIVNGEFTLYLDVDTVFTLTTLSVGQKGQYAAPPPPQGFPQQYKDNFDTYPLDVEAFNFAQQTGAFEITKAENVSRGNVLTQVVLDMPLNWCGPTLFDLLQKPVTMIGNVSWSDVIVSVDVQISKVNGSKGVFVAARMDKGGCSVWEAYGLYFWMYPELKEYRLTHDLVGTKLLGAGKLPTAAVGQWHNLMLIVKGTQATGVFDGTQVFSVTIPATPKNGFIALGTDNFGLANFDNFRLEVAHSVEDFSFVNYQDFHVHDVL; encoded by the exons ATGCATTCTGCTATTTTTCTCCTGAtgtttttgagtttttctcCTGAAATCAAGACTGAATCTTCATCAAATCATGTAATCGATGACTCAGTTGGCTTGGGAAGAACCTTTGATGGTATTGGAGCCATAAGTGGAGGTGGG GCCACTTCCAAACTTTTAGTAAACTACCCAGAGAAATTAAGAAGTCAAATTCTGGATTATTTGTTCAAA CCCAACTTTGGTGCCTCGTTACATATACTCAAGTGTGAGATTGGTGGCGATGCACAGAGTACAG ATGGGTCAGAGTCATCGCACATGCACAGTCCGTGGGAGGAAAACTATCACCGTGGTTACGAGTGGTGGCTCATGAAGGAAGCTAAGAAGCGCAACCCCAACATCAAACTTTACGGACTACCATGGGGTTTCCCTAGTTGGGTTGGCCAGTATTCCAGAAGTCCCTACAACAGTGTTATGACAACAGCAAGTTATGTCCTCAAATGGGTCATCAACGCTCAGAAGGTTCACAACCTGACCATTGATTACCTCGGA GTGTGGAACGAGAAACCATACAACGTAACCTACATCAAGACCTTGAGGAAACTGCTCGATGATAACAGTCAAAAACAGGTCAAGCTGGTTGTAGCAGACAGTGATTGGTCTGTCAGTGAAGATGTCATGAAAGATAAGgagtttggtgatgttgtcgaTTTCATTGG TGTCCACTATCCAGGAATGACCAGCACCACAGATGCCAAGAAGACTGGTAAGCAGCTGTGGTCATCTGAAGATTACAGTACGTTCAATGATGATGTTGGAGCTGGGTGCATGGCCAGG ATCACCAATAGAAATTATGTGGTTGGAATGATGACAAG CACCATTGTATGGAATCTGATTGCGAGTTACTACCAATCGCTGCCGTTTCCAAGGAACGGTCTCATGACGGCTGATCAGCCTTGGAGCGGATATTACAGAGTGGATAACCCAGTCTGGATCACAG CCCACACGACACAGTTCACACAGATTGGTTGGACATACCTCAAACACGGCTCCGGGGTTGGCTCATTTGAAGGAACAGGAGGAAGTTACGTGACACTTCAAAGTCCTGATAAGAAGAATGTTACCATTGTGATAGAAAAATTA AGTCATGACCATTCAATCTGTGTGCGGCCACCACTTGAACCATATAAGACAGAGGCGGAAAATGTGACTTTTACTTTAAAAGGCTCTCTG gccAATATCAAACAGCTGAATGTGTGGGTGACTAAGTTAAACTTTGGCGGCCAGCCAAGTAAAGTATTCATGAAGATGGCGCCATTACAG ATTGTAAATGGAGAGTTCACCCTCTACCTTGATGTTGACACAGTATTCACTCTGACAACATTGAGTGTCGGTCAGAAAGGCCAGTATGCCGCGCCACCCCCACCGCAAGGCTTCCCTCAACAGTATAAGGATAACTTTGATA CTTATCCTCTTGACGTTGAAGCCTTCAACTTTGCTCAACAAACTGGTGCTTTTGAGATAACAAAGGCAGAGAACGTTTCACGTGGGAATGTGCTCACCCAGGTTGTGCTTGATATGCCCCTCAACTGGTGTGGACCAACGTTGTTTGATCTGCTGCAGAAGCCTGTCACGATGATTGGCAACGTTAGTTG GTCTGATGTCATCGTCAGTGTGGATGTCCAAATCAGCAAAGTCAACGGCTCAAAGGGAGTGTTTGTTGCAGCAAGGATGGACAAGGGAGGCTGTAGTGTCTGGGAGGCTTATGGCCTCTATTTCTGGATGTATCCTGAGCTCAAGGAGTACAGGCTTACTCATGATCTAG TCGGAACCAAGTTATTAGGTGCTGGGAAGCTTCCCACAGCGGCAGTGGGACAATGGCACAACCTCATGCTCATTGTAAAG GGAACGCAAGCAACGGGTGTCTTCGATGGAACACAAGTGTTCAGTGTCACCATCCCAGCCACACCAAAGAATGGATTTATTGCATTGGGGACTGACAACTTCGGACTTGCCAACTTTGATAACTTCAGATTGGAAGTGGCTCATAGTGTTGAAGACTTTAGTTTTGTTAACTATCAAGACTTTCATGTGCATGACGTCCTATGA